CACTCCTCGGCATGGCCCTCGAGCACGCCCTCCTCGTCGCGCTCAGCGAGCGCCCGTCGAGCGGGCTCGAGCTGACCCGGCGCTTCGAGCGGTCGCTCGGCTTCTTCTGGCACGCCACCCACCAGCAGATCTACCGCGTGCTGGCACGGATGGAGGCCGACGGCTGGGTCACGGTCGAGACCGTCGGCCAGGAGGGTCGACCCGACAAGCGGGTGCACACCCCTTCCGAGACGGGCCGCCGCGTCCTCGCCGACTGGCTGGCCGAGCCGATGCCCGTCGAGAGCTTCCGCAGCGCGCTCGCGGTCAAGCTGCGCGGGGCGTCGTACGGCGACCGGGCGCGGCTGCTCGACCACCTGGGCGACACCCGGGCCGACCACGCGCTCCGGCTGGCGGCCTACGAGCAGATGGAGCGCGAGCAGTTCCCCGACCCGGGCTCCCTCGACGAGGCCGGCCGCGACCAGTGGCTGGTGCTGCGCGGCGGCATCCGGCTGGAGCGGTTCTGGATCGACTGGATCACCGAGTACCTGCAGGCACACGAGAGGCACTGAGACATGACGCACCCGCTCTACCCCCACCTCCTCGAGCCGCTGACGCTCGGCAGCGGACCCGACGCGCTCACCCTGCGCAACCGCGTGGTCATGGGCTCGATGCACACCGGGCTCGAGGACCACCCGTGGGACCTCGACAAGCTCGCCGCGTTCTTCGCCGAGCGCGCCCGCGGCGGCACGGGCCTGATCATCACCGGCGGGTTCGCGCCGACCAAGCGCGGCTGGCTCAAGCCGTTCGCCTCCGAGATGACCAACCGGCTCCACGCGATCCGCCACCAGCGGGTCACCGGCGAGGTGCACGAGGCCGGCGGCGCGATCGCGCTGCAGGTGCTGCACGCCGGTCGCTACGGCTACCACCCGCTCTCGCAGAGCGCGTCGGACAAGAAGTCGCCGATCACGCCGTTCAAGCCGCACGCGATGTCGGCCAAGGAGGTCGACCACACCGCGACGGCCTTCGCGAAGAGCGTCGCACTGGCGCGCAAGGCCGGCTACGACGCGGTCGAGATCATGGGCTCCGAGGGCTACCTCATCAACCAGTTCCTCGCCGCGCGCACCAACGACCGCGACGACGCGTGGGGCGGCTCGGCCGCGCGGCGCATGCACTTCCCCGTCGAGGTCGTACGCCGCTCGCGCGAGCTGGTCGGCGACGACTTCCCGATCGTCTACCGGATCTCGCTGCTCGACCTCGTCGAGGGCGGCCAGACCTGGGAGGAGACCGCCGAGCTCGCGCTGCACCTGCAGGCCGCCGGCGTCACCGTCTTCAACACAGGCATCGGCTGGCACGAGGCGCGGGTCCCGACGATCATCACGCAGGTCCCGCGCGGCGCGTGGCGCTCGTACACCGCGCGGCTCAAGCAGGTCGTCGACGTCCCGGTCTGCGCGTCCAACCGGATCAACACCCCCGAGCTCGCCGAGGACATCCTCGCCAGCGGCGACGCGGACCTGGTCTCGATGGCCCGGCCGCTCCTCGCCGACCCCGCCTTCGTGGCCAAGGCGATGGACGAGCGCGCCGACGAGATCAACACCTGCATCGCCTGCAACCAGGCCTGCCTCGACCACGTCTTCAGCAACGAGCGCGCCTCCTGCCTGGTCAACCCGCGCGCCTGCCACGAGACCGAGCTGGTGCTGATGCCGACGCTGCGCAAGCAGACGGTCGCCGTCGTCGGCGCCGGGCCCGCCGGCCTCGCCGCCGCCACCAGCGCCGCCGAGCGCGGCTTCGCCGTCACCCTCTTCGAGAAGTCGCCCCGGCTCGGCGGCCAGTTCCGCCTGGCGATGGCGGTCCCCGGCAAGGAGGACTTCGCCGACACGCTGCGCTACTTCACCCGCCGCCTCGAGGTGCTCGGCGTCGACGTGCGCCTCTCGACCGAGGCCACGCCCGCCGACCTCGCCGGCTTCGACGAGGTCGTCGTCGCGACGGGCGTCGAGCCGCGGATGCCGGACATCCCCGGGATCGACCACCCGTCCGTGGCGTCGTACGCCGACGTGCTGAGCGGCGCGGTCGTGCCGGGAAGGCGGGTCG
Above is a genomic segment from Nocardioides okcheonensis containing:
- a CDS encoding PadR family transcriptional regulator; this translates as MALEHALLVALSERPSSGLELTRRFERSLGFFWHATHQQIYRVLARMEADGWVTVETVGQEGRPDKRVHTPSETGRRVLADWLAEPMPVESFRSALAVKLRGASYGDRARLLDHLGDTRADHALRLAAYEQMEREQFPDPGSLDEAGRDQWLVLRGGIRLERFWIDWITEYLQAHERH
- a CDS encoding NADPH-dependent 2,4-dienoyl-CoA reductase, which encodes MTHPLYPHLLEPLTLGSGPDALTLRNRVVMGSMHTGLEDHPWDLDKLAAFFAERARGGTGLIITGGFAPTKRGWLKPFASEMTNRLHAIRHQRVTGEVHEAGGAIALQVLHAGRYGYHPLSQSASDKKSPITPFKPHAMSAKEVDHTATAFAKSVALARKAGYDAVEIMGSEGYLINQFLAARTNDRDDAWGGSAARRMHFPVEVVRRSRELVGDDFPIVYRISLLDLVEGGQTWEETAELALHLQAAGVTVFNTGIGWHEARVPTIITQVPRGAWRSYTARLKQVVDVPVCASNRINTPELAEDILASGDADLVSMARPLLADPAFVAKAMDERADEINTCIACNQACLDHVFSNERASCLVNPRACHETELVLMPTLRKQTVAVVGAGPAGLAAATSAAERGFAVTLFEKSPRLGGQFRLAMAVPGKEDFADTLRYFTRRLEVLGVDVRLSTEATPADLAGFDEVVVATGVEPRMPDIPGIDHPSVASYADVLSGAVVPGRRVAVIGAGGIGVDVSVFLTHEHEDLEDWMAHWGVGDPALTAGGLTEAKPRTPAREVTLVQRKTTPIGIGLGKTSGWAHRAVLKQSRVTQVSGATYDRIDDEGLHLTVDGQPRVVEVDTVVVCAGQDSVRGLYDELDRSAHLTGGATVHLIGGADVAAELDAKRAIKQGTEVVAAL